TGTCCACGTCTGTTGTATTGCAGTCATATGTTTTACCCTGTGGAGACATCTTCTGCACAGAACCTTCTGTAACTATTGCAGATACGCAGGACAATTATCAGTATAATATGTTTGAGCAGGCGCACGTATATAAGAAATTGCTGGATTACGACGAGAATACTGTTGTCGGCATGCCGCAATATTCTTCTAGTGGCAAGGATATATCCTTAAAACAGGACTATAAGGGAGGCATACTACGGAGAAAAAATGAGAACCGTTCACTGTGAGGTGCTTTCTCTTACGTGATTATAAGATGagcatttttttttttgtttggGTTACTTTTGCATATTCCAAACTCCAAtcattgatttatttatggTTACCGATGGCTATTTGACAAGGTGGTTGTTAGAGTAAATAGGATGCTCAGTATTCAGGAAGATAATATCCCTGGTATAATGAATCCTTAAGGAAATTTATATCTCGGAATAGATTTATTTGGTTTTATTTTATGTGGTAATAGGATAGTGATCCTAGAAGAGGATGGGTGCTGGAAAATTCCTTCTACAAATATTGTATGATGCCAGCAGGTATTACATGGGATGAAGTAAAAAGGTTACTGAAGCATATTAGAATTATAATTTACTTTGAATATGTCCGGCTTTAACTAAAAATGTCTAAGTCCTTTATATATGGAAACAAGTTCAAATCAAATTGGTGGTTTTGCCATAACTTATCATCACTTTTTTCTTTACTCAACATGTTACATAACCAAGGATTGGACAGCTCACAAGTTATGCACGTCGAGAATTGCTGGAAACAGATTTTAATTATTGGTACTATTAATATCCTAAGGTGAAGATAGATAGATTTAGACATCAACTTTGGTGCAACCCCTTTTGCAAAGACACGAACTGACTACCAATTATGGTAAGAACGCTAAGAACTACAGGCATCGACGCGACACgatcattattgaatttcatATCTGCCCACGTTGAAATACAAATTCGTGTTTTCTATTCCAACATCAGGATGGGTATAAATAGACCAATAACTCGAAGTTTCAATTCTTAATACTTCTGTGTTAgattttttgatattttatatattcttttacAGAATGGAGGCTTCCGAGcaattattatttagtTGGTCAATTTGTAATTTGTAAAACTTAAActataataaaaaaaccTTTCTACTGTAActcaaatttaaataaaaaaacacgaaaattataaaatataagGGAGTGTGGTCTAGTGGTATGATACCCGCTTTGGGAGTTTATTCTTAAATATGCGGGTGGCCCGGGGTTCAATTCCCCGCTCTCCcctttttgttttttcttttttttaaagACCTTCTAATTGGtgaaagaagagaaaaaatAACTTTACCATACACAACAGGTAATTAAAACTCCATCTTTTCAAAGTAATATTCACTTTTTTCCCATTCATATTGGTTGAAATGATAGtttttatcttttcaaaCATTCGCTTTTTTCCattgttgaaaatttcatttgaatttcctAATTGGTGTCGCAATAACCGCCTACACTCAAACGAATAATGGAAATTAACGTCACTTGCTTGTAAATGAAACAACCCAGTTTAAAACTATGTTAAAACATTAGTGGAATGGGCAATTGAAACCGGGGACTTACAATAACATTCAATGaattataaaaatatgTGGTTCAAAGTTGGTTGTGGTTCATAACCATATTCCACTTTctaattcaattcaaaatcagaaaAATTGTCACATAtaaaaaatcaagaaagaaTGCAACTAGCATCAATTATCCTAGCTTTCCTTATAGCctcatttttttctattGCCGTTCCAATCCAATTATCTGACAATCTTGCCAATTCCAGGCAAGAAATTCCGAAAGAAGCTGTCATTGGTTATTTAGATTTTGGTAGTCAACGTGATATCACGTTGCTACCCTTTGCAAATAGTACTACTAGCGGGCTATTATTTGCAAACAGCACGCTTCTTGAACAAGCTTCTGTGGGGAACAATCGAACATTGCTAAAGAGAGAAGCCAAATGGCATTGGTTAAGTTTGGATGCTGGTCAACCATTATATAAGAGAGATGCTAAGCCTCCAAAATGGgggaatttcaaattctggAATCCTACACCAGTGAATACGTTCTTCCCTGATGACCCGATGGCAGACAtctaatgaaaaaaataagtAGATTTGATATTAATAGTGATAGTAGTATATATGTAAGAATCtaaaatgaaagaaaaaagaatgtTTAAGATTTCAATCCTGTTGAAAAACATTGCCATATAATTAAAGTTATCTCACCAGTaagaatttcaattaatCTGTAGCATCTAAAGCAGTattgtcatcatcattctcgTTTCTATGGGATCTAAAGAAAAAGAACCAGGAACCAAATATCTTACCAAACACATCAAGAATCCTTCTAAGCAGACTTCTATATTCTGCTGTGTCTGGATTTGGTATTGTAGAAACATTAGCAACAGCTTGCTCTGTGGTAGGTTCTAATGGTGTTGTTTTAATTGAGGTTGCATTAGCGCCCGAGGATGAGCTTTGGGCGTTGACCATTTCataatcttcttccaaacTTTCAGAATGAACTTCTTCCTCACTTTCATCTTGGATATCAGGCGAGACCGATggttcttcctcttccttgTCGTCTTGCTCATTCGTTACATCTTCTACCTCTGTTTCAGCCATGGCTTGTGTATTTTTAACAATCGGTTCCGGTGTTTCCTCTTCCACAGTGGGTTCAGGGATATCTCTATTTAAATCTGTTTCCAATGCAGGCGTAGTCTCTTCCACGGTAGGTTCGTCCTCCCtatcttcttgttgttgttcttcttcttccatttcaGGGGTAGGTTCATGAACAGTTGGTTCCTCGACTTCCACTTCCACTTCTTTATCACCGTCCACCACTCCAACTCTCAAAGAGGGAGCCGGTGTTTCAGGACCTTCGTCGTTCAATATTTCTGCAGTCCCCTCCTTATCTTGCTCCAACACCATAACATTATTCTCATTATTATGTTCATCAACCTCAATGGGGAAGTTACCATCCACGAACCAATTCCCACTATCATCCacaaatttaaagaatagTTTCTTGGTCCCTGGTTCCAGCTTCGATTCATTGATCTGGTAGGTCCATTGCCCATTGACTAAATCCATGGGGACGGTCCCCCATTGAGAGAAACTGCCAGCGATTTGCAAGGCATGGAACTTGTTAGATGATTCTCCAAATATGATCTTGACCATCTGTGcttatttaatatcttcCTCTCCAAGCTAGTATCTGTGTGCAACAGGGTCTCCTATGTTGCTTATCAGGTTGTCAAATTTCATCTGGGGGTTGCATTGTTTGATTTGAGAACTCGGAGAAATGTGCGGAGTCATCTGGGTATGTCACAAATAACAAAACATAACAAAATAACATTTTAGATATACAGTATATATATGTAGGAGTGTATATTACAACGAGGGGCTTAGCGCACCTGGTGGGGCACGTTTCCACATCTGTCCTTCCCGAAGTTGATCTTCAGGTCCTCAAAGTGAGGGTTGGACTTGATCTTGTCTAGCGCCAAAATGGCATTGCTGATGTTggtgaaattgataaagcAACAGTTCTTTTCTGGGAGGAAATTGATTTGTTCCACTTCACCATATTGTCTGAACAGTTTCCTTAATGAGTCTTCTGTGAAAATACGTGGGTCTCTCATGGCATCCTTTTCGAAATTGATGTTACCGATGTAAACGTTTCTGGATGCACCATTGCTGACAGCGAGGGCCAATGCATTTGGTAGAGGACCGGAGTGCTTCCCCCACCCTACTTTACAACGTTTCTTTTGAATGGTTAAGCCATGTAACGAACTCATTGCATAGAATTGCGCAGCAGCTGTGGGGTCGATGAATGTGACAAAACAAACGTAACGGTCAGATAAAAGCTTCACGCTTTGTAATAACCCACCACGCACTACATTACATATCTCTTCAATCTTAATGTCCTTGGGTAAATTACCTAGATACACGGTTCTATTACCCAGATTGTTGGGTCCACCTGCCGCGGTAGCAATGGCAGCAGCTGCAGCTGATTGCTGCAATAAAGCattagaaataaatttcctATCTGAAAATTTAGCCATATTCTCCATACCTGATTGTACACCCAGAAATTGAGCAGCATTATGTTGTTGAGTCTTAGTAATAAATGCACATCTATCCTTCCCATACgcaatttttttattttcatagTATGGGTTCATGGAACGTAAATTATGGACACATTTAATGGCACTAGTAATGGAGGAAAAGTGAACGAATGCAATTCCCTTCTCTGGAATAATCTTGACTGTTTCGATTTCACCAAAATCCTCTAAATCTTCCCTTAATTTAGCCTCTGTAATGGGTTCTTTAGTGCATGAATCATTATCAGTCTTATTCAAATGACCAATAAATACATTTCTTGTTGCGTCGTCATTAATTATGCGTGCAGATATCATTGGATCCACGGTAGTAGGTTTCCCCCAACCAATCTTAATATCTTTGCCACCAAtatttaatcttttcaagATGGCATCAGAATGGAATAATAGCGCAGAACTTTCATCTACAAAGGAAATAAATGCACATAATTTCTCTGGGATAATCTTGACATCTTCCACGACACCACTCCTAACATGATCTAACAATTCCTTTACAGTCAAATTAGATGGAATATTCCCCAAATAAACTGTTCTACTTGGTGCTGAAATAAAATCTAATGGATCATTCAGTTGAGTCATTGGTATCATGGGAGTAGAGGCATTCGCCACGGCAGCGGCTGTATTATTAATGGCTTGCTCCATGGCGGGGGtaaatttatatataacGTTACCATTATTATAATCACTAGCATTGACATTCCCATTTGCGTTGCTTTTCATATTGTTCTGGTTAATCTCTAGTGGAATTGTAGCAGGAGGAGAATACATCATTGGTGGGGAATATTCATCCAATTCTTGAGGAATGATAGGGAAATGAGAGTCTTTATTCATAAAACCGGAAGATCTGTCTTGTACTTGCTGTTGCATGCGGTTTTGGTAATGACGATTTCTTTGTGATGATGGTGCTGATGGAGGTTGTGAAATATCCGGATATGGATACGATATGGATCCATTTCTGGCACCATTAATGGACAATCCGTTTAATGAAAGTGGTTGATTTATCATGTATGAACTGTGTACGGGATATGAAGCTCTTCCTGGCCAGAATGGTTGTTCAGTAGAGCTGTATGGATCTTCTTCGAGGTAGAGCGGAGTTTCAGAACGATCTATATCTGAATATTGAGTTTGAGAATATGGGTCGTCTGTAAAATATTGTGTATGATCGGAAGACATATGACAAAACTTGGTACTGATGGAATGGGGTGAAGTGAAGTGAAGTAATGAAAAGTGATGTGAAATAAActgaaataaaataataaagcaAAAATGTAATAAAACTAAATTAGTCTGATAAAGTGTccttttgaattgaaaaaaatctGTAGCCTTTTAAGTCAAGGGATTAGATGgtaagaaagaaagaaaaaatgatGTCAAATGAAATGAAGCTGAGCAGaatagaaaataataaagtagTTCTTATTCCTCTATATGTTCAATTCTAAGATTCACGTAGAAATGGTTTGCTAAACGTTGGTGAATTGTCTCAACGGAGATCTAACTGTGGATGGATCTGTGAGATTGATAGATCGAGGCAGCACTGGTCTCTTGGCTATATATGATGATTGGATCCAAGCTCTGTGGTAAGTTGTTCATTTAAGTTCAGCATCAACTTAGATCTTTGCTCTTCACAAAAAATTGACCGTCATCGTTAATAGCGATTATCCACCAGAAAGTGATCACTAACAGCATAAGTGCTCTCTATATATTGTATATTGACTATATTAGGGCAGTTATATTGAAGCAACACCCTTCTATCCCCCATTTCACCACAATTGGGTGTCTTGTGTTCTGTTCTTACCATTTACAGTCGCCGATCGATATATTTCTATACAAGAAAATCCATTACTATTAGCAAAACTATTTATTGAACCACAATTAACACGAACAAAGACACAACCAGGTAACTTTATTTGACCCCATACACAATGCTGCCCACCAACATGTTGTCCCGCCTGTCCTTTTCACTACTTAGATTCAGGTCACCACTCCAAAGACCGCTAATTAGAACACTGTCTACATCTCTACTGAGGAACCCAACGACACTACAGCCAACTCCCCTTTTGTCGAGAGGTTTCAAAGTGAGGACCTCCGTGAAGAAGTTTTGTCCAGATTGCTACATCGTGAGAAGAAAGGGAAGGGTTTATGTTTATTGCAAGTCCAATAAGAAGCATAAGCAACGCCAAGGGTAACTAATATAGACAGACTGTTTAACTATTCATAAACTTgtaaatataatacaatCTAATGCAATTATCTATCAATGCTTCTCTTTAAAATGTACAATGAACCTATAGTATCTGTAttttatataatgaaaCTTGTATCAATCTGTTTTCCAAACGGAAAATCCAATACCACCAATTAAGAATAAAGTTGAGTCGTCCCTCCCAGAAACAGTATCTGATGCCCCCGTATCAGCAATTGTGGTGTATTTCTCCTCTTGTAACGTTAAGTGGTTGTTACTAACATCCCATACCTTTACAACTTGGTCCACTGACGTGCTCAATAATTTCCTACCATTATCAAATACATTGCATGACGTTACAGTAGATGCTGCACTATTAGGTTCCGATGAAACAATAGTATTGTTTAGCTCCCTCTtcatttcatcaaatttgaataaagtAATTGCCATCGCATTGTCATCTCCACAGGAATATATCTTAAACGAATCGTTATGCTCATCTTTGAATACGTCAATGGCTTTAATACCGGATTGATGAACGCGTAAGGATAAGGAGCTTGCAGGGAGATCTACGCAGCAAGTCTCTAATTTGTTGTCGatcaatttgttctttgTTTCATTGATACCAAATGGGATATGATCCGTAACATCATAAGTAACTAAATATCCAGTAGTCGTGGCAATCAACAGATACAATTTATCGTGGAAGATTATCAAAGCTGTATTCAGTATACAACACGTTTGGTAACGTCCCTTTActaataaatgaaatttgttCTCGTCAGTGTTATAGTACCAAAGTTTGACGCTGGAATCAGAATATACTGTAGATATGATAAAATTGTCACTATGTTCAAGGAAAATGGCATCAAAATCCATAATCCTTAAATCTGGATTATCACTGGATGCAGGTAAAGTTTGTCGTATGGTAATAAACGGATGAAGTTTATAATCATCATTGATCTCCCATAAGaataattcttctcttgcagatgatgaaatcatatattttccattgataaatttacaACGTTGAAGACCAGAGACATGTTTTCTCTCAGTCCAATGGTTCGTCACTTTACCAGTAGATTCATTGAAATGACATACTTTGATAGTGGTATCTTCAGAAGCTGTACAGAAGATAAACCCATCGTCATGATATCGCTTATCCTTCAAGATGGTAATATCTCTGATTTCTCTACCATGCATACCTTCTTCCAAGGTTTGCGGGAACAGCGATTGTGGAATTTTTCTCATGTATAGTCTTGCTGCCTTGATGTAAACTAGCATATATCCACCATCTGGTAGAGTAGTTAACTTCCATTGACGATGACCACCACCACAAACTTGACTAGCAATTTCATAACAATTGGTTTCGTTGTAAATATAAAACAAGTTTGATTTGAACCCATACGTGATATATTCACCATTGTCATTAAAATATGCCCCTTCAAGGAACCCCTTTacaatattattagaatGGATAATTTGATGTGTTTGATTCTGATAGGAAAGGGCAACAAAATTGTAAAAACCATCTCTATTTGTCACTGAAAAGAGATGCGTGTGACCTTTAGTTTCTacaaatttaatattagTGGTTGTGTCTCCTGCGCTAATCCTTCTAATCATATATGCGGGATGTTCAATATTTAATGTGTCGAAGATTGCGATGGAACTGAAGCGCGATCCTACCAAGATATAATTCTCAAAAACTTCTAGACATGAAGAGGCAAAATTCTCTGGTTTGGCAAAAgcaaatttcttcttcaaggACAACGTCTCTAGATCAAATTgcaaacaaataaatttatctCTTGGGTTTGGCGATTCCAGAGTCAGCATCAAAGTAGTAGCGTCAAATTTGGTCACAAGACAGTTGTTTGTCTTTGAAAGTTCATCAAGATGCATGAATTTTTTGGCAATGATATCACGACCATCTTGAGATaacttcaacaacaacgCATCAGATTTATTGTTAGAAAATGTGACAATATTGTGTTCCATAATTCCATGGGTAACTGAGTATGAAACTAGATTCTCACTGACAAGTAATAACTTCCATAGGTTATCGcattcaaaatattggatTATTTTACCTAGGGATGTAATAGCAATAAgaccaaattcaaatttttggaaacCTTTGATTATTTCTCCCTTGGAAAACTTTATGACAGAATGAGTACTTATATCCTCTAAACTAAACGATACCTCTTGAGCATTCATGGTTTTCGTGTCTTGAATTTTGGTTAATTTCAAACGGCCATCATTACCTGATGTAACAGCAACCATAtccttttcttgaatatctACACCCCACACATTCTTAATCAAATGAACTTCATATATTTGAGACAAGGTTAAAGAGGTATTTCCATTTCCTTCGTCCTGGAGAATATCCCAAACACGACAAGTGTTATCCTCAGACACACTAATCAATTGagtatcattattaaagaatttcaaattccaaattcGAGCGGTATGACCCCAACCGGTACATAATTCTTCACCTGTTTGAAGGTTCCACAATTTTATTGAACGATCATCAGAACAACTGGTAATGTATCGACCATTATCGCTAATAGTAGCATAGAAAATAGAACCTTCGTGACCCACCAAATTATATAACTTGGTCTCTAGAAAGAGGTCCCAGATTAAGACACCACCCATAACGGTGCCTGCACTGATGTAAACTTTTTCAGGAGAGAATTCTTTGATGGACCCAGAATATAAGATGGATCTTTCACCTTGTAGCGTCTTCCTTGAAAGAATTTCTCCAGTCAAATCGCATACAAAAACTTTGTTGTAACAGGTCAAAAGATAAACTTGATCCCCTCTATAATTGAATTCACCACTTGTTATCCATTCGGTAGTcatcttttcattatccaCTAATGAAACCTGAGTAATAAGGTGATCAAATTTCACAATGGTCACAGACCTAGCTCCATAGGCCAACAATTGCCCTGATTCGTTGATACTCAAGCCATGAACTTTATTCTTACGGAAAACACGACACTTATTGAGCAATTTACCATTATGGTAATCGTAGATTTGCACGAAGGGTCCGTATCCCGCAACGACAAAgtctttaaagaatttcaCACATAAGGATGGTCCATAGTGAGCTAATTCCTTCATTATCACAGTAATTGATATCTTTTTAcaattatattcttctggGAGTATCTGCTTTGTTTGTCGAAAAATGAAGACTACATAGAGATGTCAGCcagaaaattttccatcGCTAAATTGACGTTAACCGCCAAGAAAATACAGAACGCTATAAAATgatatattatataaagTAACTTTTCTATAGAAGAGCGGGGTCTCTTGACTATGTTGTCTATAAGTATTTATCGCTGCTGATGGTTCTCCATTCTTCTGTTTACTGCTCTGGTGGTGGGTTGCAACGAGTTGACTACCCGTTGATGATGCAA
The sequence above is a segment of the Naumovozyma castellii chromosome 8, complete genome genome. Coding sequences within it:
- the NCAS0H01020 gene encoding uncharacterized protein (ancestral locus Anc_6.185); protein product: MQLASIILAFLIASFFSIAVPIQLSDNLANSRQEIPKEAVIGYLDFGSQRDITLLPFANSTTSGLLFANSTLLEQASVGNNRTLLKREAKWHWLSLDAGQPLYKRDAKPPKWGNFKFWNPTPVNTFFPDDPMADI
- the UIP4 gene encoding Uip4p (ancestral locus Anc_6.184), with the protein product MVKIIFGESSNKFHALQIAGSFSQWGTVPMDLVNGQWTYQINESKLEPGTKKLFFKFVDDSGNWFVDGNFPIEVDEHNNENNVMVLEQDKEGTAEILNDEGPETPAPSLRVGVVDGDKEVEVEVEEPTVHEPTPEMEEEEQQQEDREDEPTVEETTPALETDLNRDIPEPTVEEETPEPIVKNTQAMAETEVEDVTNEQDDKEEEEPSVSPDIQDESEEEVHSESLEEDYEMVNAQSSSSGANATSIKTTPLEPTTEQAVANVSTIPNPDTAEYRSLLRRILDVFGKIFGSWFFFFRSHRNENDDDNTALDATD
- the MRN1 gene encoding Mrn1p (ancestral locus Anc_6.183), which codes for MSSDHTQYFTDDPYSQTQYSDIDRSETPLYLEEDPYSSTEQPFWPGRASYPVHSSYMINQPLSLNGLSINGARNGSISYPYPDISQPPSAPSSQRNRHYQNRMQQQVQDRSSGFMNKDSHFPIIPQELDEYSPPMMYSPPATIPLEINQNNMKSNANGNVNASDYNNGNVIYKFTPAMEQAINNTAAAVANASTPMIPMTQLNDPLDFISAPSRTVYLGNIPSNLTVKELLDHVRSGVVEDVKIIPEKLCAFISFVDESSALLFHSDAILKRLNIGGKDIKIGWGKPTTVDPMISARIINDDATRNVFIGHLNKTDNDSCTKEPITEAKLREDLEDFGEIETVKIIPEKGIAFVHFSSITSAIKCVHNLRSMNPYYENKKIAYGKDRCAFITKTQQHNAAQFLGVQSGMENMAKFSDRKFISNALLQQSAAAAAIATAAGGPNNLGNRTVYLGNLPKDIKIEEICNVVRGGLLQSVKLLSDRYVCFVTFIDPTAAAQFYAMSSLHGLTIQKKRCKVGWGKHSGPLPNALALAVSNGASRNVYIGNINFEKDAMRDPRIFTEDSLRKLFRQYGEVEQINFLPEKNCCFINFTNISNAILALDKIKSNPHFEDLKINFGKDRCGNVPHQVR
- the RTC6 gene encoding mitochondrial 54S ribosomal protein bL36m (ancestral locus Anc_6.178), whose product is MLPTNMLSRLSFSLLRFRSPLQRPLIRTLSTSLLRNPTTLQPTPLLSRGFKVRTSVKKFCPDCYIVRRKGRVYVYCKSNKKHKQRQG
- the RTT10 gene encoding tRNA (34-2'-O)-methyltransferase regulator RTT10 (ancestral locus Anc_6.177), which codes for MKELAHYGPSLCVKFFKDFVVAGYGPFVQIYDYHNGKLLNKCRVFRKNKVHGLSINESGQLLAYGARSVTIVKFDHLITQVSLVDNEKMTTEWITSGEFNYRGDQVYLLTCYNKVFVCDLTGEILSRKTLQGERSILYSGSIKEFSPEKVYISAGTVMGGVLIWDLFLETKLYNLVGHEGSIFYATISDNGRYITSCSDDRSIKLWNLQTGEELCTGWGHTARIWNLKFFNNDTQLISVSEDNTCRVWDILQDEGNGNTSLTLSQIYEVHLIKNVWGVDIQEKDMVAVTSGNDGRLKLTKIQDTKTMNAQEVSFSLEDISTHSVIKFSKGEIIKGFQKFEFGLIAITSLGKIIQYFECDNLWKLLLVSENLVSYSVTHGIMEHNIVTFSNNKSDALLLKLSQDGRDIIAKKFMHLDELSKTNNCLVTKFDATTLMLTLESPNPRDKFICLQFDLETLSLKKKFAFAKPENFASSCLEVFENYILVGSRFSSIAIFDTLNIEHPAYMIRRISAGDTTTNIKFVETKGHTHLFSVTNRDGFYNFVALSYQNQTHQIIHSNNIVKGFLEGAYFNDNGEYITYGFKSNLFYIYNETNCYEIASQVCGGGHRQWKLTTLPDGGYMLVYIKAARLYMRKIPQSLFPQTLEEGMHGREIRDITILKDKRYHDDGFIFCTASEDTTIKVCHFNESTGKVTNHWTERKHVSGLQRCKFINGKYMISSSAREELFLWEINDDYKLHPFITIRQTLPASSDNPDLRIMDFDAIFLEHSDNFIISTVYSDSSVKLWYYNTDENKFHLLVKGRYQTCCILNTALIIFHDKLYLLIATTTGYLVTYDVTDHIPFGINETKNKLIDNKLETCCVDLPASSLSLRVHQSGIKAIDVFKDEHNDSFKIYSCGDDNAMAITLFKFDEMKRELNNTIVSSEPNSAASTVTSCNVFDNGRKLLSTSVDQVVKVWDVSNNHLTLQEEKYTTIADTGASDTVSGRDDSTLFLIGGIGFSVWKTD